A region of Sugiyamaella lignohabitans strain CBS 10342 chromosome A, complete sequence DNA encodes the following proteins:
- the PUS4 gene encoding pseudouridine synthase PUS4 (Pseudouridine synthase; catalyzes only the formation of pseudouridine-55 (Psi55), a highly conserved tRNA modification, in mitochondrial and cytoplasmic tRNAs; PUS4 overexpression leads to translational derepression of GCN4 (Gcd- phenotype); GO_component: GO:0005739 - mitochondrion [Evidence IEA,IEA]; GO_component: GO:0005739 - mitochondrion [Evidence IMP] [PMID 9358157]; GO_component: GO:0005634 - nucleus [Evidence IEA,IEA]; GO_component: GO:0005634 - nucleus [Evidence IMP] [PMID 9358157]; GO_function: GO:0003723 - RNA binding [Evidence IEA]; GO_function: GO:0016853 - isomerase activity [Evidence IEA]; GO_function: GO:0009982 - pseudouridine synthase activity [Evidence IEA]; GO_function: GO:0009982 - pseudouridine synthase activity [Evidence IDA,IGI] [PMID 9358157]; GO_process: GO:0009451 - RNA modification [Evidence IEA]; GO_process: GO:0006396 - RNA processing [Evidence IEA]; GO_process: GO:0001522 - pseudouridine synthesis [Evidence IEA]; GO_process: GO:0006400 - tRNA modification [Evidence IDA] [PMID 9358157]; GO_process: GO:0008033 - tRNA processing [Evidence IEA]), whose translation MLWIKANLNFLRTVIETRKTVFIAAESRTVNALETTMNGVFAVNKPSGPTSHDIVHKIRDLFNKSSLFEADIKKVTSQYKGGKKSRRQRLPPIKVGHGGTLDPLADGILVIGVGNGTKELPKYLGNCTKVYRATALLGTTTDTYDSEGKVVGRGKTDHITDEMVATALTKLRGDISQIPPIYSALKMGGKKLYEYARSGQPLPREIEARNVTVHELELINGGLQWDHKFSAPAIESPEEERKISIEFEEKSLQSKGLAPPPELFYDGTIPENSKPSPILEIRFSVSSGTYIRTLIHDLGLALGCGAHMVTLTRLQQGNWKVGENAFELTDFTQHPDSYWGPPLQYYLHSGPGETLKNLFPKEEPGPATQDQEENETKEDTALTNVKQKNPDHVQGTETENYKR comes from the coding sequence ATGCTCTGGATAAAAGcgaatttgaattttttgaGGACCGTGATTGAAACTCGAAAAACCGTATTTATTGCAGCCGAGTCCAGGACAGTGAACGCTCTAGAAACTACAATGAACGGTGTGTTCGCAGTGAACAAGCCATCGGGCCCTACTTCGCATGACATTGTACATAAGATCCGTGATCTATTTAACAAATCGTCCTTATTTGAAGCCGATATTAAAAAGGTTACCAGCCAATATAAGGGAGGCAAGAAGTCGCGTAGACAGCGACTACCGCCTATAAAAGTGGGTCATGGAGGTACTTTAGATCCACTGGCAGATGGCATTCTAGTAATTGGCGTTGGAAATGGAACGAAAGAATTACCTAAATATCTTGGCAATTGTACGAAAGTATATCGAGCAACTGCCTTACTAGGTACTACCACGGATACCTATGATTCGGAAGGAAAAGTTGTGGGTAGAGGAAAGACAGATCACATTACCGACGAAATGGTCGCGACTGCATTAACAAAGCTTCGTGGTGACATTTCTCAGATCCCTCCTATTTATTCAGCCCTGAAGATGGGCGGCAAGAAACTCTATGAATATGCTCGGTCTGGCCAGCCATTACCGCGAGAAATTGAGGCCCGCAATGTGACTGTCCACGAATTAGAACTTATAAACGGTGGATTGCAGTGGGATCACAAATtttctgctcctgctaTTGAGAGTCCGGAAGAAGAAAGGAAAATTTCAATCGAATTTGAAGAGAAATCTCTACAGTCAAAGGGACTTGCTCCTCCACCAGAGCTGTTTTACGATGGAACGATTCCTGAAAACTCAAAACCAAGCCCTATTCTTGAGATTAGATTCAGTGTTTCTTCAGGAACATATATTAGGACATTGATCCATGATCTTGGCTTGGCATTAGGATGTGGTGCACACATGGTGACACTGACCCGTCTCCAACAAGGCAATTGGAAAGTGGGTGAAAACGCATTTGAACTGACTGATTTCACACAACACCCTGACTCCTACTGGGGACCACCTTTACAATATTACTTGCATTCTGGACCTGGAGAAACTTTAAAAAATCTCTTTCCCAAAGAAGAACCCGGGCCTGCTACCCAAGATCaggaagaaaatgaaacGAAAGAAGACACAGCTCTGACAAACgttaaacaaaaaaatccgGATCATGTACAGGGAACTGAAACGGAAAACTACAAACgataa
- the SHR5 gene encoding Shr5p (Palmitoyltransferase subunit; this complex adds a palmitoyl lipid moiety to heterolipidated substrates such as Ras1p and Ras2p through a thioester linkage; palmitoylation is required for Ras2p membrane localization; Palmitoyltransferase is composed of Shr5p and Erf2; GO_component: GO:0005783 - endoplasmic reticulum [Evidence IEA]; GO_component: GO:0005789 - endoplasmic reticulum membrane [Evidence IEA]; GO_component: GO:0031211 - endoplasmic reticulum palmitoyltransferase complex [Evidence IPI] [PMID 12193598]; GO_component: GO:0042406 - extrinsic component of endoplasmic reticulum membrane [Evidence IDA] [PMID 12379641]; GO_component: GO:0016020 - membrane [Evidence IEA]; GO_function: GO:0016409 - palmitoyltransferase activity [Evidence IDA] [PMID 12193598]; GO_process: GO:0018345 - protein palmitoylation [Evidence IDA] [PMID 12193598]; GO_process: GO:0018345 - protein palmitoylation [Evidence IMP] [PMID 16751107]; GO_process: GO:0006612 - protein targeting to membrane [Evidence IMP] [PMID 7532279]) gives MTEEGDSCSFFNCHEYVVQTSINSVQGRDVLLGGSDLPSSEMTAGSTGDSTVIESMLTDFPNPYVPHNSTAFKQTRIVRIPRIFDTQSYDDQNSCPQFSEYFPGTEPGALTPTFDENGVSHGLSSKSPLESYLTHQEFQTIIKGINERLLRAYYPWTWRNVIGNILSFFTLYMSDYFIKPQIDIDLAGIELFIKTTNESLNDIKIMSLKRSGYLSLDFQIPSQGTSLSS, from the coding sequence ATGACAGAGGAAGGAGACTCATGTTCCTTTTTCAACTGTCATGAGTATGTAGTTCAGACGAGTATAAATTCTGTACAGGGTCGAGATGTTTTGTTAGGAGGATCAGACTTGCCGTCGTCAGAAATGACAGCAGGCTCAACAGGCGATTCAACAGTAATAGAGTCTATGCTGACGGATTTCCCAAATCCATATGTACCTCATAACTCAACAGCTTTTAAGCAGACAAGAATAGTACGGATTCCTCGAATTTTTGATACACAGTCATATGATGACCAAAACTCGTGTCCACAGTTTTCAGAATATTTTCCTGGAACCGAACCTGGCGCGCTCACACCTACTTTTGACGAGAATGGTGTTTCACATGGCCTATCCTCCAAGTCTCCACTTGAAAGCTATCTTACTCACCAGGAGTTTCAGACTATTATAAAAGGCATCAATGAGCGATTATTGCGAGCATACTACCCATGGACATGGAGAAATGTTATTGGTAATATTCTAAGCTTCTTCACTTTGTACATGTCAGACTATTTCATCAAACCACAAATCGACATTGATCTAGCTGGcattgaattatttattaaaacAACCAACGAATCTCTAAATGATATAAAGATCATGTCACTGAAGAGGTCTGGATACCTCTCACTTGATtttcaaatcccatcaCAAGGGACTTCTCTCAGCAGTTAA